In Pseudofrankia saprophytica, one genomic interval encodes:
- the murD gene encoding UDP-N-acetylmuramoyl-L-alanine--D-glutamate ligase, giving the protein MVVGAGVSGAAAARALLGLGARVHVVDAVDGERPRAAAAELRAAGAEVTLGGLPPGPGAARLVVTSPGVPPGTPLLAAARAAGVPIWGEIELGWRMRPDARWLAITGTNGKTTTTEMLGAILAAAGRRSATAGNIGTPLVTAALAEPPYDTLAVELSSFQLHYTDTAAPVAATILNVAPDHLDWHGGADGYAADKARIWMHPATIAVGNADDPVSSALLARAPGRRVTFGLDPASADVTVIDGQLVDRAFGGGVLAAVADLLTGPGPGPGAGPGAAAPAPGGAGPGRHLVANALAAAALARADGVEPAAIASALAGYRPGAHRDAHVVTADGVRYVDDSKATNPHAAAASLTAYPLVVWIAGGLNKGLEFDELVLLARDRLRAVVLIGRCADEIATALARHAPDVPVERATGMDDAVEVAARLARTGDTVLLAPAAASMDMFRDYAERGDLFAAAARRRTIRGTVTPDS; this is encoded by the coding sequence ATGGTCGTCGGTGCCGGCGTGTCCGGCGCCGCGGCGGCGCGCGCCCTGCTCGGTCTCGGTGCCCGGGTTCACGTCGTCGACGCCGTCGACGGGGAGCGGCCCCGCGCGGCCGCCGCCGAGCTGCGCGCCGCCGGCGCCGAGGTCACCCTCGGTGGCCTGCCTCCCGGCCCCGGCGCGGCACGGCTCGTCGTCACCTCGCCCGGCGTCCCGCCGGGTACCCCGCTGCTGGCCGCGGCGCGCGCCGCCGGGGTCCCGATCTGGGGCGAGATCGAGCTGGGCTGGCGGATGCGGCCGGACGCCCGCTGGCTCGCGATCACCGGCACCAACGGCAAGACGACGACGACGGAGATGCTCGGCGCGATCCTCGCCGCCGCCGGCCGGCGGTCCGCCACAGCAGGCAACATCGGCACCCCACTCGTCACCGCCGCGCTCGCCGAGCCGCCCTACGACACCCTCGCGGTGGAACTGTCCAGCTTCCAGCTGCACTACACCGACACGGCGGCGCCGGTCGCGGCCACGATCCTCAACGTCGCGCCCGACCATCTCGACTGGCATGGCGGCGCCGACGGCTACGCCGCCGACAAGGCGCGGATCTGGATGCACCCGGCCACGATCGCCGTCGGCAACGCCGACGACCCGGTCAGCTCGGCGCTGCTCGCCCGCGCGCCCGGGCGGCGGGTCACCTTCGGGCTCGACCCGGCCAGCGCCGACGTCACGGTCATCGACGGCCAGCTCGTCGACCGCGCGTTCGGCGGCGGGGTGCTCGCCGCCGTCGCCGACCTGCTCACCGGCCCCGGTCCTGGCCCCGGCGCCGGTCCGGGTGCCGCCGCGCCGGCGCCCGGTGGTGCCGGGCCGGGCCGCCACCTGGTGGCCAACGCGCTCGCCGCCGCCGCGCTCGCTCGCGCGGACGGCGTCGAGCCCGCCGCGATCGCCTCGGCGCTGGCCGGCTACCGGCCGGGGGCACACCGCGACGCCCACGTCGTCACCGCGGACGGCGTCCGCTACGTCGACGACAGCAAGGCCACCAACCCGCACGCCGCGGCCGCGTCGCTGACCGCCTATCCGTTGGTGGTGTGGATCGCGGGCGGTCTCAACAAGGGCCTCGAGTTCGACGAGCTGGTGCTGCTGGCCCGTGACCGGCTGCGCGCCGTGGTCCTGATCGGGCGCTGCGCGGACGAGATCGCGACGGCTCTCGCCCGACACGCCCCCGATGTCCCCGTAGAAAGGGCCACGGGCATGGACGATGCGGTGGAGGTCGCGGCGCGTCTGGCCAGGACGGGCGACACTGTCCTGCTCGCGCCCGCCGCCGCCTCGATGGACATGTTCCGCGACTATGCCGAACGTGGCGACCTGTTCGCCGCGGCGGCCCGTCGTCGGACGATCCGGGGGACCGTTACCCCGGACAGCTAG
- the mraY gene encoding phospho-N-acetylmuramoyl-pentapeptide-transferase, with product MRGVLVAASVALVVSLLGTPWVIRLFRRQGYGQEIREDGPSTHLKKRGTPTMGGTVIVTATLIGYFIAHLATGAGFTASGLLVLMVMTGLGGVGFLDDYIKIRKQRSLGLTARTKFAGQAAVALAFGLLAVRFKNADGLLPGSTFISVVRDTDISIGIIGFPLLAWMIIAATSNAVNLTDGLDGLAAGTSAMVFGAYVVISFWQFGNLCEPGNLEAGCYLVRDPLDVALVAASAMGSCFGFLWWNASPAKIFMGDTGSLALGGAFASIAIVSRTELLLFVLGGLFVIETVSVIVQVAGFKLTRKRVFNMAPIHHHFELADWPETTVIIRFWIVSGLAVAFGLGLFYAEFLSNGGNP from the coding sequence GTGAGGGGAGTTCTTGTCGCGGCCTCGGTCGCGTTGGTGGTGTCACTGCTCGGCACGCCGTGGGTGATCAGACTCTTCCGCCGTCAGGGCTACGGCCAGGAGATCCGCGAGGACGGCCCGTCCACCCACCTGAAGAAGCGCGGCACGCCGACCATGGGCGGCACCGTCATCGTCACCGCGACGCTGATCGGTTACTTCATCGCGCACCTGGCCACCGGCGCGGGGTTCACCGCGTCCGGCCTGCTCGTACTGATGGTGATGACGGGGCTCGGCGGCGTCGGCTTCCTCGACGACTACATCAAGATCCGCAAGCAGCGCAGCCTCGGCCTCACCGCCCGGACGAAGTTCGCCGGCCAGGCCGCCGTGGCGCTCGCGTTCGGCCTGCTGGCCGTGCGGTTCAAGAACGCGGACGGGCTGCTGCCCGGCTCCACGTTCATCTCCGTCGTGCGGGACACCGACATCTCCATCGGCATCATCGGCTTCCCGCTGCTCGCCTGGATGATCATCGCGGCGACGTCGAACGCGGTGAACCTGACCGACGGCCTCGACGGGCTCGCGGCCGGCACGTCGGCGATGGTGTTCGGCGCCTACGTGGTGATCTCGTTCTGGCAGTTCGGCAACCTGTGCGAGCCCGGCAACCTGGAGGCCGGCTGCTACCTCGTGCGCGACCCGCTCGACGTCGCGCTGGTCGCGGCGTCGGCGATGGGCTCCTGCTTCGGCTTCCTGTGGTGGAACGCCAGCCCGGCGAAGATCTTCATGGGGGACACGGGCTCGCTCGCCCTCGGCGGCGCCTTCGCCAGCATTGCCATCGTCAGCCGCACCGAGCTGCTGCTGTTCGTCCTCGGCGGGCTGTTCGTCATCGAGACGGTGTCGGTCATCGTCCAGGTCGCGGGCTTCAAGCTGACCAGGAAACGCGTGTTCAACATGGCGCCGATCCACCACCACTTCGAGCTCGCCGACTGGCCGGAGACGACTGTGATCATCCGGTTCTGGATCGTCTCCGGGCTCGCGGTCGCGTTCGGGCTCGGGCTGTTCTACGCCGAGTTCCTCTCCAACGGCGGTAACCCGTGA
- a CDS encoding UDP-N-acetylmuramoyl-tripeptide--D-alanyl-D-alanine ligase, giving the protein MIPVTLAEVAAATGGRLDGGAEPDALVTSVVVDSRLAEPGALFVALPGDRADGHDFAAAAAASGASAVLAARPVGVPAVLVADPAAGLVTLAGHVRDLAKAAVLAVTGSSGKTTTKDLLADLLGVLGPTIAPPGSFNNEIGLPLTLLRLEETTEYAALEMGARGIGHIAALCAVARPHVGLVLNVGSAHVGEYADGRAGIARAKGELAEAATDTVVLNADDPLVAAMRPRAAGRVVTFGRAAGADVRAERVEIDRAGRASFDLLAGGERHRVTLGLVGAHQVSNALAAAAAAGAVGMTPAAAAEALAAARPRSRWRMEVTTAPSGLVVVNDAYNANPESMRAALRALVDLGGASAEPAASRRRTWAVLGPMAELGAAADAEHAELGRFVAGLGVDRVLAVAEGARPLAAAAAAAGARTDWVDGVAAAADWLAAAGLGAGDVVLVKASRSYGLEKLARALAEPRGDGGGDR; this is encoded by the coding sequence GTGATCCCGGTGACGCTCGCCGAGGTGGCCGCGGCCACCGGCGGCCGTCTCGACGGTGGCGCCGAGCCGGACGCACTCGTCACCTCGGTGGTCGTCGACTCGCGGCTGGCGGAACCGGGCGCGCTGTTCGTCGCGCTGCCGGGGGACAGAGCCGACGGGCACGACTTCGCCGCCGCCGCGGCCGCCAGCGGGGCGTCGGCGGTGCTCGCGGCCCGCCCGGTCGGCGTCCCGGCGGTGCTGGTGGCCGACCCGGCGGCGGGGCTGGTGACGCTTGCCGGGCACGTCCGCGACCTCGCGAAGGCCGCGGTGCTCGCCGTCACCGGCTCGTCCGGCAAGACCACCACCAAGGACCTGCTCGCGGACCTGCTCGGCGTGCTCGGCCCGACGATCGCCCCGCCCGGCTCGTTCAACAACGAGATCGGGCTGCCGCTGACGCTGCTGCGCCTCGAGGAGACGACCGAGTACGCCGCCCTGGAGATGGGCGCCCGCGGCATCGGCCACATCGCGGCGCTCTGCGCGGTCGCCCGGCCGCACGTCGGGCTGGTGCTCAACGTCGGCTCGGCGCACGTCGGTGAGTACGCCGACGGGCGCGCCGGCATCGCCAGGGCCAAGGGCGAGCTCGCCGAGGCCGCCACCGACACGGTCGTGCTGAACGCCGACGACCCGCTGGTCGCCGCGATGCGACCCAGGGCGGCCGGCCGGGTGGTGACGTTCGGCCGAGCCGCCGGCGCCGACGTGCGCGCCGAGCGCGTCGAGATCGACCGCGCCGGCCGGGCGTCGTTCGACCTGCTCGCCGGCGGCGAGCGCCACCGGGTGACGCTCGGGCTGGTCGGCGCCCACCAGGTGAGCAACGCCCTGGCGGCGGCGGCGGCCGCCGGCGCCGTCGGGATGACGCCCGCCGCCGCGGCCGAGGCGCTCGCCGCCGCCCGGCCGCGCAGCCGCTGGCGCATGGAGGTGACGACGGCCCCGTCGGGGCTCGTGGTCGTCAACGACGCCTACAACGCCAACCCGGAGTCGATGCGCGCCGCGCTGCGCGCGCTGGTCGACCTCGGCGGCGCCTCGGCCGAACCGGCCGCCTCGCGGCGGCGGACGTGGGCGGTGCTCGGCCCGATGGCCGAGCTCGGCGCGGCCGCCGACGCCGAGCACGCCGAGCTCGGCCGGTTCGTGGCCGGGCTCGGGGTCGACCGGGTACTGGCCGTCGCCGAGGGGGCCCGCCCGCTGGCCGCAGCCGCCGCGGCAGCCGGGGCGCGGACCGACTGGGTCGATGGCGTCGCCGCGGCGGCCGACTGGCTCGCCGCCGCCGGCCTCGGCGCCGGCGACGTCGTGCTGGTCAAGGCCAGCCGGTCCTACGGGCTGGAGAAGCTCGCGCGGGCGCTCGCCGAGCCCCGCGGCGACGGGGGCGGCGACCGGTGA
- a CDS encoding UDP-N-acetylmuramoyl-L-alanyl-D-glutamate--2,6-diaminopimelate ligase: MTPPALRPAHPPARTLPELDGLLAGLGSLASAGAPSPPGATAHAAAGVVLRGVTHDSRAVRPGDLYAALPGAHAHGATFAAGAVAAGAAAVLTDPAGAAILAGALAVPVVVTDNPRQDLALVADWLYGQPSRQLTLLGVTGTNGKTTSAFLIDAGLRAAGHHTGLLGTVETRVGDERLDSVRTTPESADLQALFALMVERRVTAATMEVSSHALAQHRVDGLRFAGALFTNLSQDHLDYHPTMRDYFEAKAKLFEPERSAAAVIGTDVATGPWGPELAARIPGAVTYAPDPPADWWLDDLVVGERGSTFTARGPGGLQVPVQVRLPGRFNVVNALGALALLVTAGVPAEAAATGIGELAGVPGRMERVEAGQSYLALVDYAHTPDAVQTVLTSVRGLVDGRLIVVLGCGGDRDRAKRPLMGAAAARQADLAFFTNDNPRSEDPAEILAQMSAGAGQAGTAAKVTVIPDRAEAIAAAVAEAGPGDAVVVAGKGHERGQEQHGVVTPFDDRAALAAAIAATLGGSVGGGRVGDGRAGPAGAAGSGTPVVRR; this comes from the coding sequence GTGACCCCTCCGGCCCTGCGCCCGGCCCATCCGCCGGCGCGGACGCTCCCCGAGCTGGACGGCCTGCTCGCCGGCCTCGGGAGCCTCGCGTCGGCCGGCGCGCCCAGCCCGCCCGGCGCCACGGCTCACGCCGCCGCCGGCGTCGTGCTGCGCGGTGTCACCCACGACTCGCGCGCCGTCCGTCCCGGTGACCTGTACGCCGCGCTGCCCGGTGCCCACGCGCACGGGGCCACCTTCGCCGCGGGTGCCGTCGCCGCGGGTGCCGCCGCGGTCCTCACCGACCCGGCGGGCGCGGCGATCCTCGCTGGCGCCCTCGCGGTGCCGGTGGTCGTGACGGACAACCCGCGCCAGGACCTGGCCCTGGTCGCCGACTGGCTCTACGGCCAGCCGTCGCGCCAGCTCACCCTGCTGGGCGTCACCGGGACGAACGGCAAGACCACCTCGGCGTTCCTCATCGACGCGGGCCTGCGCGCCGCCGGCCATCACACCGGGCTGCTCGGCACCGTGGAGACCCGCGTCGGCGACGAACGGCTCGACTCGGTGCGTACCACCCCGGAGTCCGCCGACCTGCAGGCGCTGTTCGCGTTGATGGTCGAGCGGCGGGTCACGGCGGCGACGATGGAGGTGTCCAGCCACGCGCTGGCGCAGCACCGCGTCGACGGGCTGCGGTTCGCGGGCGCACTGTTCACCAACCTCAGCCAGGACCACCTGGACTACCACCCCACGATGCGGGACTACTTCGAGGCGAAGGCGAAGCTGTTCGAGCCGGAGCGGTCCGCCGCCGCCGTCATCGGCACCGACGTGGCCACCGGCCCCTGGGGGCCCGAGCTGGCCGCCCGCATCCCCGGGGCCGTCACGTACGCGCCCGATCCGCCCGCCGACTGGTGGCTGGACGACCTGGTCGTCGGCGAGCGAGGCAGCACGTTCACCGCCCGCGGGCCCGGCGGGCTCCAGGTCCCGGTCCAGGTCCGGCTGCCCGGGCGGTTCAACGTCGTCAACGCCCTCGGCGCGCTCGCGCTGCTGGTGACCGCCGGGGTGCCGGCCGAGGCCGCGGCCACCGGGATCGGCGAGCTCGCCGGCGTCCCCGGCCGGATGGAGCGGGTGGAGGCCGGGCAGTCCTACCTCGCCCTGGTCGACTACGCGCACACCCCGGACGCGGTGCAGACCGTCCTCACGTCGGTTCGCGGGCTGGTCGACGGCCGGCTGATCGTCGTCCTCGGCTGCGGCGGGGACCGGGACCGGGCCAAACGTCCGCTCATGGGTGCCGCGGCCGCGCGGCAGGCCGACCTCGCGTTCTTCACCAACGACAACCCGCGCTCCGAGGACCCGGCGGAGATCCTCGCCCAGATGAGCGCCGGCGCCGGCCAGGCAGGCACGGCGGCGAAGGTCACCGTCATCCCCGACCGGGCCGAGGCGATCGCCGCCGCCGTCGCCGAGGCCGGCCCCGGCGACGCGGTCGTTGTCGCGGGGAAGGGCCATGAGCGTGGGCAGGAGCAGCACGGCGTGGTGACGCCGTTCGACGACCGTGCGGCGCTCGCCGCGGCGATCGCCGCCACGCTCGGCGGTTCGGTTGGCGGCGGCCGGGTCGGTGACGGCCGGGCCGGTCCGGCAGGCGCCGCGGGCTCGGGGACACCGGTGGTGCGCCGGTGA
- a CDS encoding peptidoglycan D,D-transpeptidase FtsI family protein → MTEGARTGSARAGRPTRSDRARPQVARAAAAMAAAARRGPGGQRPRRRPPGGSRRRALASSRRRLRIGVVMLVVVLLALAGRLTQLQGFNAATYARQAEKQRMQEITLPAVRGEITDRHGATLAQDVDARAVYANPSVIADPAAVAAKLSPLVGQPADTIEKRITRDRKLLFVYIARGLDPGVKAKVEKLDLKGVGVLDERRRVYPNDSVGAGVIGYTRFGDNDLLVGNGGIELAYDDVLRGRDGTRTLETDPAGREIPSAHSSEKAPVEGSDLRLTLDTDIQWEAQTAIADAVRENQAVAGTIVIMDPHTGDILAMADSPDFDPNNVGAANSDALGNRSTAFAFEPGSVEKVIPMAAALDSGLITATTPVTVPPSIRRGGSPIGDSETHGTLQLTAAGVLAHSSNIGTVLISEKVGAAGLEATMRDFGLGQPTGLGFPGESGGQLAPSTKWSASQAATVAYGQGMSVTALQMATVYATIANGGVRMTPRLVDAIGASGGAMVPTQRAPGVRVVSEQTARTLSDMLEQVITTNGTAPAAAVPGYRVAGKTGTANQIIPSCGCYFGPNGQSYVSSFIGYAPADNPRVVIAVVLDNPKAEHFGGLTAAPAFQKVMTFTLATLGVPPAGSAAPHLPLTQPGTAADGRTTDQTTAGGAGDGAVAPAGAAPADATGGQGTNPAAGGSPPSG, encoded by the coding sequence GTGACGGAGGGGGCGCGTACCGGCTCCGCGCGGGCCGGCCGGCCGACCAGGAGCGACCGCGCCCGGCCGCAGGTGGCCCGGGCGGCGGCCGCGATGGCGGCCGCCGCCCGTCGGGGACCGGGCGGCCAGCGGCCGCGGCGGCGGCCACCGGGTGGTTCGCGGCGCCGCGCGCTGGCCAGCTCGCGGCGCAGGCTGCGTATCGGCGTCGTCATGCTGGTGGTGGTGCTGCTGGCGCTCGCAGGCCGGCTGACCCAGCTGCAGGGCTTCAACGCCGCCACCTACGCCCGCCAGGCGGAGAAGCAGCGGATGCAGGAGATCACCCTGCCGGCGGTCCGCGGCGAGATCACCGACCGGCACGGGGCGACCCTCGCCCAGGACGTCGACGCCCGCGCCGTCTACGCCAACCCCAGCGTCATCGCCGACCCCGCCGCCGTCGCCGCCAAGCTCTCCCCCCTCGTCGGGCAGCCGGCGGACACGATCGAGAAGCGGATCACCCGCGACCGCAAGCTGCTGTTCGTCTACATCGCCAGGGGCCTCGACCCTGGCGTCAAGGCCAAGGTCGAGAAGCTCGACCTCAAGGGCGTCGGCGTGCTCGACGAGCGCCGCCGGGTCTACCCGAACGACTCGGTGGGGGCGGGCGTCATCGGCTACACCCGTTTCGGCGACAACGACCTGCTGGTGGGCAACGGCGGGATCGAGCTCGCCTACGACGACGTCCTGCGCGGCCGGGACGGCACCCGCACCCTGGAGACCGACCCGGCCGGGCGGGAGATCCCGTCGGCACACAGCAGTGAGAAGGCCCCCGTCGAGGGCTCCGACCTGCGGCTCACCCTGGACACCGACATCCAGTGGGAGGCGCAGACGGCGATCGCCGACGCGGTGCGCGAGAACCAGGCCGTCGCTGGAACCATCGTGATCATGGATCCGCACACCGGGGACATCCTGGCGATGGCGGACTCCCCGGACTTCGACCCGAACAACGTCGGCGCGGCCAATTCCGACGCGCTCGGCAACCGATCCACCGCGTTCGCGTTCGAGCCCGGCAGCGTGGAAAAGGTCATCCCGATGGCCGCCGCGCTCGACAGTGGCCTGATCACCGCGACGACCCCGGTCACGGTCCCTCCGAGCATCCGCCGCGGCGGCTCGCCGATCGGCGACTCGGAGACGCACGGGACGCTGCAGCTCACCGCTGCCGGGGTTCTCGCCCACTCCAGCAACATCGGCACCGTACTGATCTCGGAGAAGGTCGGCGCCGCGGGGCTGGAGGCGACCATGCGCGACTTCGGCCTCGGCCAGCCCACCGGGCTCGGTTTCCCCGGCGAGAGCGGCGGTCAGCTGGCCCCGTCGACGAAGTGGTCGGCCTCGCAGGCGGCCACCGTCGCCTACGGCCAGGGGATGAGTGTGACGGCCCTGCAGATGGCGACGGTCTACGCGACGATCGCCAACGGCGGGGTGCGGATGACGCCGCGGCTGGTCGACGCGATCGGCGCGAGCGGCGGCGCGATGGTCCCGACGCAGCGGGCGCCGGGGGTGCGGGTCGTGAGCGAGCAGACCGCGCGCACGCTGTCCGACATGCTCGAGCAGGTCATCACGACGAACGGCACCGCGCCCGCCGCCGCCGTGCCCGGCTACCGGGTCGCCGGCAAGACCGGCACCGCCAACCAGATCATCCCGTCCTGCGGCTGCTACTTCGGCCCGAACGGGCAGAGCTACGTCTCCTCGTTCATCGGCTACGCCCCGGCCGACAACCCGCGGGTCGTGATCGCGGTCGTCCTGGACAACCCGAAGGCGGAGCACTTCGGCGGTCTCACCGCGGCGCCGGCGTTCCAGAAGGTGATGACCTTCACCCTCGCCACGCTCGGCGTGCCACCGGCCGGCTCCGCGGCGCCCCACCTGCCGCTCACCCAGCCCGGCACGGCCGCCGATGGGAGGACCACCGACCAGACAACGGCCGGCGGGGCCGGTGACGGCGCGGTGGCCCCGGCGGGCGCGGCCCCGGCGGACGCTACCGGCGGGCAGGGGACGAACCCGGCGGCGGGCGGCTCGCCGCCATCCGGATGA
- the rsmH gene encoding 16S rRNA (cytosine(1402)-N(4))-methyltransferase RsmH, which yields MQASHIPVLLDRVSALLTPALGQPGAVAVDATLGLGGHAEALLRELPELRLVGLDRDPQALAASRDRLDFAAGRVEFAHAVYDELPDVLDGLGIRTVQAVLFDLGVSSLQLDTDDRGFAYSRDAPLDMRMDPTGPRTAADILNTYDEASLARVLRRYGEEPFARRIAAAVVAERARSPFTTSARLAELVRAAIPAAARRTGGNPAKRTFQALRIEVNAELEVLDRALPASLDRLAVGGRIAVLAYHSLEDRMVKRALAEVITTKAPPDLPVVPAGAEPTFRLLTRGSQAASEAEVTANPRAASARLRAAERVRPPADTDRTGGQVGRRRRENLPPSRLRPPSSPEGSRGGTP from the coding sequence GTGCAGGCCAGCCACATCCCGGTCCTGCTGGACCGGGTCAGCGCGCTGCTCACCCCGGCGTTGGGCCAGCCCGGCGCCGTCGCCGTCGACGCCACCCTCGGCCTCGGCGGGCACGCCGAGGCATTGCTGCGCGAGCTGCCCGAGCTTCGGCTGGTCGGCCTGGACCGTGACCCGCAGGCGCTGGCCGCCAGCCGCGACCGGCTCGACTTCGCCGCCGGGCGGGTGGAGTTCGCGCACGCGGTCTACGACGAGCTGCCGGACGTGCTGGACGGCCTGGGCATCCGGACCGTGCAGGCGGTGCTGTTCGACCTCGGCGTCTCCTCACTGCAACTGGACACCGACGACCGCGGCTTCGCCTACTCGCGGGACGCCCCGCTGGACATGCGGATGGACCCGACGGGCCCGCGCACAGCCGCCGACATCCTCAACACCTACGACGAGGCGTCGCTCGCCCGGGTGCTGCGCCGCTACGGCGAGGAGCCGTTCGCCCGGCGGATCGCCGCCGCCGTGGTGGCCGAGCGGGCCAGGAGCCCGTTCACCACCTCGGCCCGGCTCGCCGAGCTGGTGCGCGCGGCGATCCCGGCGGCGGCGCGGCGGACCGGCGGGAACCCGGCCAAGCGCACGTTCCAGGCGCTGCGCATCGAGGTCAACGCCGAGCTGGAGGTGCTGGACCGGGCCCTGCCCGCCTCGCTCGACCGGCTCGCGGTGGGCGGGCGGATCGCCGTGCTCGCCTACCACTCACTGGAGGACCGGATGGTCAAGCGGGCGCTGGCCGAGGTCATCACGACGAAGGCGCCGCCGGACCTGCCGGTGGTGCCCGCCGGCGCCGAGCCGACCTTTCGCCTGCTCACCCGCGGGTCGCAGGCCGCGTCCGAGGCGGAGGTGACGGCCAACCCGCGGGCGGCGTCCGCTCGGCTGCGGGCCGCCGAGCGGGTCCGCCCGCCGGCCGACACCGACAGAACGGGAGGCCAAGTGGGCCGAAGGAGGCGCGAAAATCTTCCGCCTTCGCGCCTCCGGCCGCCCTCGTCGCCAGAAGGATCCAGGGGAGGAACACCATGA
- the mraZ gene encoding division/cell wall cluster transcriptional repressor MraZ translates to MFLGSHSPRLDDKGRLTLPAKFREELEGGLVITKGQERCLYVFPLAEFSRISESLRTAPVTAKSLRDYSRVFFSSASDDIPDKQGRINIPSALREYAGLTRDCVVNGANTRVEIWDAQRWTAYLTEQEESFAQLSEEVLPGVI, encoded by the coding sequence GTGTTTCTCGGTAGCCACTCCCCGCGCCTGGACGACAAGGGCCGGCTCACGCTGCCCGCGAAGTTCCGGGAGGAGTTGGAAGGAGGACTCGTGATTACCAAAGGGCAGGAACGCTGTCTTTATGTGTTCCCCTTGGCCGAGTTCTCCAGAATCAGCGAGTCGCTGCGTACCGCGCCGGTTACGGCCAAGTCGTTGCGCGACTACAGCCGAGTCTTCTTCTCCTCCGCCAGCGACGACATCCCCGACAAGCAGGGCCGGATCAACATCCCATCGGCACTGCGCGAGTACGCCGGGCTGACCCGCGACTGCGTCGTCAACGGCGCGAACACCCGGGTCGAGATCTGGGACGCGCAGCGGTGGACGGCCTACCTGACCGAGCAGGAGGAGAGCTTCGCGCAGCTGTCCGAGGAGGTGCTGCCCGGCGTCATCTAG
- a CDS encoding AAA family ATPase — translation MATEPGVLHWRDPAGDLGQLADVADRIQHSVAAVIDGKPEAIRAALVVLLAEGHLLIEDVPGVGKTMLAKALARSIDARVRRIQFTPDLLPGDVTGVSVYNQGTRDFEFRPGPVFANIVVGDEINRAEPKAQSALLECMEEQQVTVDGVSYRLESPFMVIATQNPVEMEGTRPLPEAQRDRFTARISMGYPSPAAEFAMLDNHGNTEPLADVVPVTSAAEIAKMSALVRGVHVADEVRQYVVELVGATRRHPEIMLGASPRAALHLIRTARSAAALDRRSFVLPDDVQALLVPVLAHRLLLRPELAMSGDPVVDIAARLLSDIVARTPIPRPGPAARPPRRGH, via the coding sequence GTGGCGACGGAGCCAGGAGTCCTGCACTGGCGTGACCCCGCGGGCGATCTCGGCCAGCTCGCCGATGTCGCCGACCGGATCCAGCATTCGGTGGCCGCGGTGATCGACGGCAAGCCCGAGGCGATCAGGGCGGCGCTCGTCGTGCTGCTGGCCGAGGGCCATCTGCTCATCGAGGACGTGCCCGGCGTCGGCAAGACGATGCTGGCCAAGGCGCTCGCCCGCTCGATCGACGCCCGGGTGCGCCGCATCCAGTTCACCCCCGACCTGCTGCCCGGCGACGTCACCGGCGTGAGCGTCTACAACCAGGGCACCCGCGACTTCGAGTTCCGGCCCGGCCCGGTGTTCGCGAACATCGTCGTCGGCGACGAGATCAACCGGGCCGAGCCGAAGGCCCAGTCCGCGCTGCTGGAGTGCATGGAGGAGCAGCAGGTCACCGTCGACGGGGTCAGCTACCGGCTCGAGTCGCCGTTCATGGTGATCGCCACCCAGAACCCGGTGGAGATGGAGGGCACCCGGCCGTTGCCGGAGGCGCAGCGCGACCGCTTCACCGCCCGGATCTCGATGGGCTACCCGTCACCCGCCGCCGAGTTCGCGATGCTCGACAACCACGGCAACACCGAGCCGCTGGCCGACGTCGTCCCGGTCACCTCCGCCGCCGAGATCGCCAAGATGAGCGCCCTGGTGCGCGGGGTGCACGTCGCCGACGAGGTCCGCCAGTACGTCGTCGAGCTGGTGGGCGCTACCCGCCGCCACCCGGAGATCATGCTCGGTGCCTCCCCGCGCGCGGCGCTGCACCTGATCCGGACAGCCAGGTCCGCCGCCGCGCTCGACCGCCGGTCGTTCGTCCTGCCCGACGACGTGCAGGCGTTGCTGGTGCCCGTGCTCGCCCACCGGCTGCTGCTGCGCCCGGAGCTGGCGATGTCCGGCGACCCGGTCGTCGACATCGCCGCGCGGCTGCTCTCCGACATCGTCGCCCGCACGCCGATCCCCCGTCCCGGCCCGGCCGCCAGGCCGCCGCGACGCGGGCACTGA